A genomic region of Spea bombifrons isolate aSpeBom1 chromosome 9, aSpeBom1.2.pri, whole genome shotgun sequence contains the following coding sequences:
- the LRR1 gene encoding leucine-rich repeat protein 1, with amino-acid sequence MKLQCEVEVISRMLPTFGMRNRGKGARAVLSVGRQEDKRSGQAGAVYLMICTLKDKAGSRYKLQENIDQLFTRFVQEGKATVRLKEPAVDICLSKADVCSLKNFISTVGLANKGKDPGSISLSRLTPVKTSEIEKPRAKMFITCKKDYPITKSFPYSLEHLQVSYCKLARVDMRMLCLKKLQKLDLSNNHIKKLPQTIGDLMCLQELTLHNNFLESFEVAFCNSTLRNTLKSLDLSQNKLKALPVQFGQLKELINLKLDDNELVQLPFTIGLLSKLRFLSATKNKIQCLPSSFRSLVLEKVDLFGNPFVKATPMVPDIQLKIPLPLLECASRATIHYRIPYGPHLIPATVCQDLSVAKTCDCGRPCLSSFIQTVVLMNLHQVSQTVVLVDTMGGTEAPVICYFCSLTCYSEFLDKHLQSARI; translated from the exons ATGAAGCTGCAGTGTGAGGTGGAGGTGATCAGTAGGATGCTGCCCACCTTCGGGATGAGGAATCGAGGCAAAGGCGCCAGAGCCGTCCTATCTGTCGGGAGGCAGGAGGATAAGCGATCAGGGCAGGCGGGCGCCGTCTACCTGATGATCTGCACACTCAAAGACAAGGCCGGCTCCAGATATAAG CTGCAGGAAAACATAGACCAATTGTTTACCAGGTTTGTACAAGAAGGCAAAGCTACGGTACGTCTGAAGGAGCCGGCAGTGGATATATGTCTCAGCAAG GCGGATGTGTGCAGTCTGAAAAACTTTATTTCAACGGTGGGACTGGCAAATAAAGGCAAAGATCCTGGTAGTATATCACTGTCACGTCTTACTCCAGTAAAGACCTCAGAAATTGAAAAGCCAAGAGCTAAGATGTTTATCACCTGCAAGAAGGACTATCCCATCACAAAGAGTTTTCCGTATTCCCTGGAACACCTTCAGGTGTCCTACTGTAAATTGGCCCGGGTTGATATGCGGATGCTGTGCTTGAAGAAGCTTCAAAAACTTGATCTGAGTAACAACCATATCAAGAAGCTGCCCCAAACCATAGGAGATCTTATGTGCCTACAAGAGCTGACCTTGCATAACAATTTCTTGGAGTCCTTCGAGGTGGCGTTCTGCAACTCCACTCTAAGAAACACACTCAAGTCGCTGGATTTGAGCCAGAACAAACTGAAGGCCCTTCCTGTACAGTTCGGCCAACTTAAAGAACTTATTAACCTAAAACTGGATGACAATGAGCTCGTTCAACTGCCTTTCACTATTGGGCTACTGAGCAAACTCCGCTTCCTGTCTGCAAcgaaaaacaaaatccaatgCCTCCCCAGTAGCTTTCGAAGTTTAGTACTTGAAAAAGTAGACCTGTTCGGGAATCCATTTGTAAAAGCAACACCGATGGTTCCAGACATACAGCTAAAGATACCATTGCCTTTACTGGAGTGTGCATCAAGGGCAACCATTCATTACAG AATACCCTATGGACCCCATCTCATACCGGCTACTGTCTGCCAAGACCTCTCCGTGGCAAAAACATGTGACTGTGGCCGGCCCTGCCtgagttcattcattcagactGTTGTGTTAATGAACCTCCATCAGGTGTCCCAGACTGTGGTCCTCGTTGATACGATGGGGGGTACAGAGGCGCCAGTCATCTGCTACTTTTGTTCCCTCACCTGTTATTCTGAGTTCCTTGATAAGCATCTGCAAAGCGCTAGGATTTAA